The DNA sequence TACATCATATTCTGATGAGTTTGGATATATACTTAGAGTAATATACTACCCAATATTTGAGGGACGAGCACTAGAATCTAAGAATATATTCCTATGCTGGCAGAAGCCAGGCGATCGAATGAATTTCGTTATATCCGATGTTAATGGGGAAGCTGATCTTCAAGAGAGCCTTAAGCATCAGGATAGAGAATCAAAATGAAGTAGAAATTATAGCGTGACGGACCCACTATCTAGTCGAATCTAGATAGACCGATGCCAGTGGTGTGGCGACAACAATCTGGCCTATGACAAATATAGGATTCCCTTAGGCAGCGATCTCGAGCGGTTCGGTTATACCGAGCAGGCCCGACTGTCGCAGTTTGTCGTAGCGACCGCTTTTGGATGCTCCCGCGGACCGGCTGGATGACCGGAATGAGGGCGCGTAGCCGCCGGACCGGTGAATTCCAGATCGAGTGACTGCTCACCAACTGATTGCGGACACTCTTGCGATCAGTATCACTCACTTATGAGCAATCCAGCTTCCACGTTGAGTTTCACTAACGATGGGAGCGAGTCCATGCTTGTTTGGCTTGAGCCGTGGGCGGACGAGCTTCACCTACCGGGTCGGTCAACGGTGCAATTTATAGCTCCTAACGGAGGAGAACTGGGTGAGCTTGAACAGGCTCACGATCAGATAACTCTCTGGGCCAACGCTGACATCGTTCAAGTTTTCATTGACGATGTGCTACAGGAAACCTCTTCAGCAAGCATCGCGGCTCCAGCGGGACTAACCAAGACAATGCTTCATACGGTCTTTGATGCTCAGCCATCCGCTCGTCTTGGCGGTCGTCCGCTTCCTTCCACGGCCCGCATTTCGATTTGGAGCAAACTGAAGCGGCAACTAGGCTTCTGATCGCGCTGCACGCTATCAGTTCAATGTACGCTATCCACCCATCAATCGACGTTCCCGCCCTTGTTGCGCGGTGCCAGCAGCAGACGGGCCGCTAACGACCCATTGCGGACGTTCAAGCGACCGACAAGCGCTCCGATTCCAGACATTCATGTTCGGCGTTCGCCATTCCGATTTGCAATCGGGTGAACGCTTGCGCTCGCCGCACCTAACTGCGAGCGTTGGGCCATGATCGAACTTGAAACCGTAGCGGAGATGATCCCGCTTCCGGCAACGCCCGAGGGCTGGTTCGATTATGGCTACACTGCGCTGGCCGATGGACGATTGGCCGTCATCCGCACACGCAAGGATGTTCATGCCGAACACATGCGCTGGTGGGAGGCCGTGAACGGCGACGACCAGTCGCGGAAATATCCCAAAGTCTGGGATGCCGACATGCGGCTGTCGATCTTCGACGGGATAGCCGAGACCGATGTTGCGATCATGCCATCGGGTGCGCATCCTATCGTTGATCAGATGGCAGACGGCAGGTGGCTCGTCGCCGCATCGCGCGCTGAAGAGGGCGAGAAGAACGGGCGTATCCATGCGGCTGACGGACGGATGGAGCGCAAGATGATCCTCGGCGACGGGATCGAAAATCTACTGTGCTCGACGGACGGCACGATATGGGTAGGCTATTTCGACGAAGGTGTGTTCGGAGGCCCGAACAGGGACGGAAGCTGGCCGGTGTCGTCCGGGGGGATCGTCCAGTTCGACGCCTTTGGCACGCCGCTGTGGTCGTTCAACGAGCAAGTTCGCGAGAACCACTCGATTGCTGACTCGTATGCCATGACGCTCTCCGGCACCGACTTATGGGCCTGCTTCTACACGGACTTTCCAATCGCCCGGATCAGCGGCGGTGAACCGGTATTCTGGTCGAACAGCGTAGCCGGAGCGAAGGCCATCGCCGTGAAGGACGACATCGTGATGCTGGGCGGCGGCTACAGCGACGACGCCAACCGCATCACGCTCGTGAAGCTCGACGGCAAGTCCAGTCGCGAGCTTGGTAGCTTGCGGCATGCCAGAGGAAGGGGCGGCGGGGCCGGTCTACTTCAGGGACGAGGAAGTGTCATGCACCTCGTCAGGGATGGCGTTTGGTCCAAGGTGTCGGTCTACAAGGCGGCTGCTGCCATCAATCGGCATTGTCGCTCTTGATCGTTAGATAGGCTGGCGCGCCTCATCTTCGGGAAGGGATGGACAAGCGGTCGGAAACAACAACACGACGCCATAGAGCCGACCATCCGCTTCCCACCCAATAGCGGACGCCCGGCCGCAATCTGAACGAAGGGCGGTTTTCGGGATCGTCCGGAGGCAGCCTGAACGACGGCTGTGGAACGCGAAGCTGTCATCTCCATGTGATCAGAATTGTGCTGTGGCAGCTTGGAATACTTGTGTTCTATGTTTGGTATTGTTGCGACGGATGCAGTTAAATACTTGTTTTTCAATAAATGAGACTCCTGGCCCGGCAGGGGAAGTTACATCTTCAGCATGTCGATGAGATCGTCGACCAGTCCCTGCGGATCGGACCGACCCTTGCCTTCCGCCGACAGATGTCCGCCCAGCGCCATTTCCATCGCGCCGTGGATGAGCGACATGAGCAAGGCCGCCGTGCGCTCATTGTCGCCAGGCCTTATTTTTCCGGCGCTGCGAACGAGCGCGATCGCTTCGATGAACAGGCGCAAGGTTTCGCTGGCGGCATCCGCAAGGTCTTCGTCGTGACGCTCCCAGCGGCCGAAGATCAGCCGGAACCGGTTGGGATACTGCAGGCCCCAGCGGATGTGATCATATGCCAGTTCGCGCAAAGCGGTCAGCGGATCGCTCGAAGCAGCGATGGTCCCAGCCATTGCCGCGGTTCTTACCCGCAATTCGCGCGCCGCAACACCGGCGAGCAGCGCTTCCTTGTCCCGGAAGTGCTTGTAGGGCGCGTTGTGCGAGAGGCCGGCGATCTGCGCGACGCCGCGCAAGGTAACGCCCTCCGGTCCTGACTGGTCCAGAAGCTCGGCCGCAGCGGCCAGGATGGTATCGCGTGTCGTCTCCATGTTTGCCTGAGATGCGTCCCGGCACCCAATGTCAACCACGCTGGACACGGCCGGGCCGGCGCGGCTGCTCGGCCATGCTGTCGGAACCCCAGCACTGCGCCGCCGAACGACGGTCACCAGCGAGCGCTCTCGCGCAAGCATTGAGAGTCAGACGGCGATGGCACCGCGCGTCGCGTCGTCCTCATTATCTCCTTCGCTGAGGCCGAGCCGGTCACTGAGCCAGGCTAGAGGACGCGGAGCCCACCAGTTCGCCGTCCCGAGCAACTGCATCGCGGCGGGGACGATAATCGACCGCACGAGCGTCGCATCGATCACCACTGAAAGCGTCATGCCGATGCCGAAGGTGATGAGGAAAAGCGACCCTGCGGTGAGCCCCATGGTCGCGAGCACGACAATCATCAGGACAGCGGCGCGCGTGATGATGGAGCCGGTCTGCTGCAGACCGATAGCGATGGCCTGCCGGTTGTCTCCGGTCGCCAGATAGGCTTCGCGGATCCGGCTGACGAGGAACATCTCATAGTCGGTGACCAGTCCGAACGCGATCGTGACGATCAACCCCAACGTCCAGAGGTCGGTGGTACCGACCACCTGGAAATCGAGCAGACCGGCAAGTCCGCCGAGCTGAAAGGCCCAGACGACGATGCCAAGCGAGGCCGCAAGCGAGAGAAGCGCGCACAGCACCGCCTTGACCGGGACCCAGACCGAACGGAATGCAAGGGCGAGCAGGATGAGCGTCACCGTGGCGATGAACTCGAGCGCAAGCGGCAATGCGGCAAGCGTGGCCGCGCTGTTGTCCAGACTGATCGCGGCACCGCCATGACCGCCGACGAGCACGCTGGTCCCGGCAGGGGGCGTCGCCGCACGGACGTCCCGCACCAGTTGCAAGGGCCCCGAGTCGTCGGCCTCGCCGCGATAGTCGATCTTGATCCAAGTGAGCGCCGGATCGGCCAGGTGCACCCGCGCACCGGCCGCTCCTGGCAGACCGCGCAGGCGCGCAAGGTAGCTATCCAGACCCTGGCGATCGAGCGTCCCTTGCACGGCGACATCGAGTACCATCCCGGCGGGACCATGCTGGGGGAATACGCCGCCCGTATAGCCCGCGACGATCTGGCTGTGGCTGTCGGCGGGCAGGTAGCGATGGTTGGTGAGCCCCGGCCGCAGTTCGAGAAGCGGCGCTGCAGCGATCAGGAGCGCGAGGACGCCAAGCACCAGCGAGATGGCGGGGCGCCGGCCGACGAGCCGGGCGAGCCGCGCCCAGCCGCCGTTCGCCGGATCGCCGCCGGAGCGGCCGAACCGCGGCAATGGAACCCGCCCGGCATTCACCCGGCGCCCGAGCACGGCGAGCAGGGCGGGAAGCACCACGACTGCTGCAACGATGTTGAGCAGGACCACACTGATGCCGCCGAAGGCGAAGGAATGGGAAATGGGCTGCGGGAATAGGAAGAGCGCGCTCAACCCGCTGATGACGATGAGGCCCGAAATGGCGACGGTACGCCCGGCGGTGGCCGTGGTCGCGACGACTGCCTCCGCAAGGTCGCCGGCGCGGCGCTCGAGTTCCTCGCGGAACCTGCTGACGATGAACAGCCCATAGTCCACGGCCAGTCCCAGCCCGATCAGCACGACGATCTCCAGTGCGAAGATCGAGATTTCGGTAAAGCCGGTGAGCAGGCGAAGGACGACGAGCGACCCGACGATCACGAACACGCCGAGCGTCACCGGGATCAGTGCTGCCACGAGGCCGCGATAGAAAAGGATCAGGAGCACCAGCAGGATCGGCAGGGAGATCGCCTGGGCGGTGGCGAGGTTCGCGGTCGCCTCCCGCTGCAGCTCGAAGACGCTGGTCAGCCCGCCGCCCAGGTAGGTCGCAATGCCGCTGTCAGCCCGGATGAGATGCTGGATCTCGCCATAGGCCTTCATTCGTGCGGTCTCGTCGGCTCCATGCAGGGTGAGCACCGCATAGGTCGCGTGCCGATCCGGGCTGACCAGCTTGGCGCGCTGCTCGGGCGTGAGGCCGGGCGTCCAGTAGCTGACAACCGACATGACCTGGGCAGCAGGGAGCGCGCCCAGCGCCCTCTGGACGGGACCCGCGAAAGTCGGATCGTCGACCGTGCGTGCGCCGGATTCGTCGTCGAAGACCGCCACGACATCAGGATCGCCGGGGCGATGGCCAAAATGCGAATCCAGCAGATCGTTCGCCCTGGTGACTTCGGCGGCTTGGGGGGCAAGCCCGCCCGTGGTCAGCCTGCCGAACACGCCGCTTCCCCAAAGGATCGCGAATGCGAGGAACAAGCCGGAGGTGAGAAGCACCGACCATCGGAAGCGAAACGCGAATCGTCCAAGCATTGAGAACATCGTACGAATCCCCGGCAGTTGGGTTGACAACGTCAACCTACGGGGCGTTGGTGTACAATGTCAACCGTGGAGAAATGACCGTTGGCGCCGCACCGGACGCGCGGTGGGTCCGGTGGGGTTCGTCACCCGATCGGCGCGGCACACGCACCAAAGGTTGCGGCGCGTGCGATTACCCTGAGGCCGGCTAACGCAAAGCGCCTGTCGCAGCCGCGTTCTCGAAGGCGTCCGCCACGAAGGAGAGCATTCGGCGGGCTGCGGGGGAGCAGCGATCGCACCGGTGGGTCATATAAAGCGGTAGCGTGGGTGCGTCCCCTTCGATCGGCACGAGAGTCATGCCGCCGCCCAGCGAAGCGAGCGAGGGCGGCACGAAGGCGATACCCATCCCTGCGCTCACGAGCCCGATGATGCTTGGAAACGCCACGACTTCCTGCGCCACGCGCAGGTCGAAGCCTGCCCGCCGGCAATGCGCCGCGATATCGTCGAAGATCGCAGGCCCCGCCCCACGGCGGACCATGATCACTGGCTCCCCGCGAAGCGCGGCGAGTGCGAGGGAGGTACGGGTCGCGAGCCTGTGATCATCGGGCAGCGCGATCGCGAACCGCTCTCTTCCGATCTCGAGCGCCTCCAGCGCGGGATCGATTGGCGCGAGACTGGTGAAACCGATATCGATGTCGCCCGATCGCAGCAGGTCCTCCTGCTCGTCGCTCGCCCTCACCTGCACAGCGAGCGCGATATCGCGGTGATTGGCATGAAATCGCCGGATCCAGCCAGGGACAGAGCTGTGGAGCGCCGGCGTGCTGAGTGCCAGCGACAGCCTGCCAAGCTGGCCTGCCGCCGCACGGCGCGCCGCATCGACCGCCTGATCGGCCTGGGCGAGCGTGCTGCGGGCCTCTTCAAGAAAAGCCTGCCCGGCGGCGGTCAGCGCAACATGCGCACGGCTGCGCGATATCAGTTCGACCCCGACGACGTCCTCGAGGCGCTTGAGCTGCTGGCTCACGGCGGACTGGGTCGCGCGCAGCCGTGATGCCGCACGCCCGAAATGCTGCTCCTCGGCAAGCGCGACAAAGGTTCGCAAATGGCGAAGCTCCATGGCGCCTTATTAGCAGAACTGATCAGAATGGCACCAAACTCATGAGAGCGTTGATCAGTCTGCCGGGCTAATGTTGTCGGCCCACCTAGGGAGCAGCCCATGAACGTAAGGCAATTGCACTCATTCCGCGCAGCGATCGCGATCGGCGCGCTGGCTCTGGCACCCGGAAGCGCGGGCGCACAGTCGGCCGCCGCGCGCAGCTTCCCGCCAATGCCCGAGGCCGAACGCCCCGTATGGAACGTGGCCGCGAACGCGCAAACCCGCGCCGTCGCCACGCGCGCCTGGATATTGTTCCGCAAGGCCTGGGAGAAAGGCGACTGGCAGCCTTTTCTCGACATGACCACCGACGACTTCCAGTTCTATTTCCCGCAAGGCGCTTTCGCAGGGCTCCACGAAGGACCAGCCGGGAAGGCGCAGCTGCTCGCCTGGGCCGCCTATCATCGCAAGGCGGGCAACAGGCTGCGCAGTGCCGCAACCCACATCACCATCGCCGGCAACACCGCCGTGTTCGAGACGACCGCGGAGAGCTTGCCGCCGGGCGGGTACCGGAATTTCGAAGCGATCATATTCGAGGTCCAGGGAGAGCGCGTACGCGCGCTTCGCGAATATTGGAACGTGCTGCAGCCCGGGAGCGACCCAAGCGGCAATTGAGCTCTGGCGCAGCCAATTGGGAAAGCGGGGTCACAGCTCCAGCAACACCAGCTTGCCTTTGATGGATCGGGGCGAATTCTGGGCCGGTGGCAGACTGGCAGCTTTCCGAGTTCAGGCTACATAGAGCAGACAACTGAACTACGCGCACCCGCCTCCATCTGCGATGCTCTTGGCCGCTCCCAGGCTAACGACCAGCCGCTCTCCTGCGCGCGCGCAAGCGAGCAGCGTCTGCCAGCGTCCACACGCAGACACCGACCATCACGGCGATAACGCCGGCCAAGATGTAGGTGATGAACCAGTGAAGTTCGATGCATAATTCCCAGATCTAGCGGCGTTATAGTTATGGACGACGAGGCAGGATGCTGTCCGGCGCCCGCCGCCCAATTCGATGCGTCAGAAATGCGCGATCACACCCTGTACAAGCCCCCATCGAGATCGCGCCCGACAAACGGAATCCTTGCGGCGCCGGGTTCGTAATCGAAGTGTTCATGGTCGCCCATAATGCCGAAAATGGGTTCGATGCCGAACGCCGGCGTACCATCAGGCGCCGTCGGCGCGGCGCTCGGCCTGCCAGCGGCAGCAACCTGAGCAATCGCAATGGAGGGGAGGGCCGCGACAATGGTCACGGCTGTTAGAATGATACGCATCAGAACACACACTTAGTGAAGGCGCCGGTGAGTACGCACGCGTCAGGAACAGCGCGTGCGGTAGCGGCGGATTCGATAGCCCCAAGATGGTGTATTTGTGCGACGCCACAAGGGCTTGAACGCGCCATCGTGATCTACCGTCACTCTTGAGCAACACCGTGGCAGCGAAGACTGCACAGGTTCGTGCGATGCCGGTGGTAAACTTGTCCCCCGTGCAACGTTTCCCAATGCATGACGCTGATAATCAGTCGGACATCGCCCCGGCGGCTTCCGGGCCGCGCGAGCCTTGCCGAAGCGAGGGCAACTGCACCCGCTGCAGGATGGCTCGGCGCAGCCGTCTGCTGATGATACTCATTGAGCCAGACGCGAAAGTAGAATGTTTCCCCACCGGTAGCTGCGACAGCACCAGCCGCTTTCAGGATTGTCCACAGGCGGACTGAACGTCCGAATTTTGGGCGCGTAGCAGCCAAGCCAACGAGGCGCAGATCGAACTGCAGCTCACGACCCCATTGCGGACATAAGCTGCCTAGGTCAGCATGCAGGTTATGAGGCTAAACTCCATCACAGCGAACCGACACATCTTTGCTGGCGAAGTGAGCGGAAAGCCGCTGCGGCTACAACTCACTTTCGACGGTGGCAAAGCCCTGCGCCTTCAGGTTGCCGGAGACGGAGAGCGGATGATCGCTGACGATGGTCCGCTCGATTCTCCGATCGACTTGGGCAACTATGGTCGGACGGACCTCGCAGACGTCACTGAATCCCTATTCCCGGCGCTGCAAGGCTCGGAAGTGGTGGGAATTGAAGCTCTGACTTCTAACGGTGCGCGTGTAGGCGTGAAACTTAATCTTGAGAGGAGCGGGCCGTTCCACTTCTGGGTGGACGGGGACGAGCTTCATTGGGGCGATGAAGCGGCCATCAGCGGGCACGACTGGATGGGTCGAGCGATCCCGAGGGCGTCCGAGCGACTCCAAATCTAACGTCTGCTTTCACCCCATTTTGGGCCGTTTGGCGGTGACGACGCCGCTGCTCCAGCAGGGGACGGTCGGCTAACGACTCCTTCTCCGCCGTTCGAAGCTGCTCCCCCGATGCCAGATTGCGGACGTTTCAGTCCCATAGTAGCTTGGTGTCGGACGGGGGCAAAAACTATGTGGTGGAAGATTGGCATCCTTACCGTCGCAGCGGCGGCACTGATCTTCTGCGTGATCCCCGTGCGAACCCACGCCGTCCTCTTCGATCCCACCAATCCTCCGCCGAAGCAGACACTGTGGACCCTGGTCTCGAACATGTATCTGACGCCGGGAACAGCGGCTCTGATCGCTGTCATAATTGCGATAGCCGGCGCGGTTGGATTTTGGCTTGTTCGCTCCGCTGATTAGCTCAACGCGAGGCGTCCGCATTTTTCCGATGCCGCCCAAAGGCTGCCGGCTTCCGACCCCATTGCGGACGTCGGGCATTCCAGCAACAAACGGATCGAGACGAAGCGGTTCGGAGCGGCTGAGATATGGAATTTGGCCAACTCTGGCGCAAGTTCGACAACTTGTTTCTGCCGATTGCGAAA is a window from the Sphingomonas sp. BT-65 genome containing:
- a CDS encoding TetR/AcrR family transcriptional regulator, with the translated sequence METTRDTILAAAAELLDQSGPEGVTLRGVAQIAGLSHNAPYKHFRDKEALLAGVAARELRVRTAAMAGTIAASSDPLTALRELAYDHIRWGLQYPNRFRLIFGRWERHDEDLADAASETLRLFIEAIALVRSAGKIRPGDNERTAALLMSLIHGAMEMALGGHLSAEGKGRSDPQGLVDDLIDMLKM
- a CDS encoding nuclear transport factor 2 family protein, which gives rise to MNVRQLHSFRAAIAIGALALAPGSAGAQSAAARSFPPMPEAERPVWNVAANAQTRAVATRAWILFRKAWEKGDWQPFLDMTTDDFQFYFPQGAFAGLHEGPAGKAQLLAWAAYHRKAGNRLRSAATHITIAGNTAVFETTAESLPPGGYRNFEAIIFEVQGERVRALREYWNVLQPGSDPSGN
- a CDS encoding MMPL family transporter; this encodes MFSMLGRFAFRFRWSVLLTSGLFLAFAILWGSGVFGRLTTGGLAPQAAEVTRANDLLDSHFGHRPGDPDVVAVFDDESGARTVDDPTFAGPVQRALGALPAAQVMSVVSYWTPGLTPEQRAKLVSPDRHATYAVLTLHGADETARMKAYGEIQHLIRADSGIATYLGGGLTSVFELQREATANLATAQAISLPILLVLLILFYRGLVAALIPVTLGVFVIVGSLVVLRLLTGFTEISIFALEIVVLIGLGLAVDYGLFIVSRFREELERRAGDLAEAVVATTATAGRTVAISGLIVISGLSALFLFPQPISHSFAFGGISVVLLNIVAAVVVLPALLAVLGRRVNAGRVPLPRFGRSGGDPANGGWARLARLVGRRPAISLVLGVLALLIAAAPLLELRPGLTNHRYLPADSHSQIVAGYTGGVFPQHGPAGMVLDVAVQGTLDRQGLDSYLARLRGLPGAAGARVHLADPALTWIKIDYRGEADDSGPLQLVRDVRAATPPAGTSVLVGGHGGAAISLDNSAATLAALPLALEFIATVTLILLALAFRSVWVPVKAVLCALLSLAASLGIVVWAFQLGGLAGLLDFQVVGTTDLWTLGLIVTIAFGLVTDYEMFLVSRIREAYLATGDNRQAIAIGLQQTGSIITRAAVLMIVVLATMGLTAGSLFLITFGIGMTLSVVIDATLVRSIIVPAAMQLLGTANWWAPRPLAWLSDRLGLSEGDNEDDATRGAIAV
- a CDS encoding LysR family transcriptional regulator, with amino-acid sequence MELRHLRTFVALAEEQHFGRAASRLRATQSAVSQQLKRLEDVVGVELISRSRAHVALTAAGQAFLEEARSTLAQADQAVDAARRAAAGQLGRLSLALSTPALHSSVPGWIRRFHANHRDIALAVQVRASDEQEDLLRSGDIDIGFTSLAPIDPALEALEIGRERFAIALPDDHRLATRTSLALAALRGEPVIMVRRGAGPAIFDDIAAHCRRAGFDLRVAQEVVAFPSIIGLVSAGMGIAFVPPSLASLGGGMTLVPIEGDAPTLPLYMTHRCDRCSPAARRMLSFVADAFENAAATGALR